In Armatimonadota bacterium, the following proteins share a genomic window:
- a CDS encoding PKD domain-containing protein produces the protein MRFSRLIILIAIAVMAVAANAQTKDEAYIYKGAPISQDGITVGSWGSGKATESTKVILTGSDAIEITSQGYYAGGRVEFTKPVTLFTGTPEASRYLVFTFYFGDVKTVDPAAGTGYSFDVEPYTVPKVSKIRFVFTSDSGSSISVEEPTGTLDPDDQWVRIAVPLAKFKAGGFSLKKVLIFSDIPNTFYLGEIKLITDNTPITVEPIGSQTVAVYDHVFLTANAEGGVSTLKYSWDFDSSNGIQEEQAGKVAHYVFTRGGDFTVTLTVSDVDGLKKQAQTSEVISVIGD, from the coding sequence ATGCGGTTTTCTCGTTTGATTATATTGATTGCGATTGCCGTTATGGCTGTCGCCGCGAATGCCCAGACAAAAGACGAAGCCTATATATATAAGGGCGCGCCAATCAGCCAAGACGGCATAACGGTCGGTTCATGGGGAAGCGGCAAAGCAACCGAGTCCACAAAGGTGATCCTGACAGGCAGTGACGCTATTGAGATCACTTCTCAGGGCTATTATGCAGGCGGCAGAGTGGAGTTCACTAAACCGGTGACATTGTTTACCGGAACGCCCGAGGCGTCTCGATACCTAGTATTCACATTTTATTTTGGTGATGTCAAAACGGTCGATCCCGCTGCAGGTACGGGCTATTCTTTTGACGTAGAACCATATACCGTGCCGAAAGTGAGCAAGATAAGGTTTGTCTTCACATCCGACAGTGGTTCAAGTATCTCAGTTGAAGAACCAACAGGCACCTTGGACCCCGATGACCAATGGGTCCGAATTGCCGTTCCTCTGGCAAAGTTCAAGGCAGGCGGCTTTAGTCTCAAGAAGGTGCTTATATTTTCTGATATACCGAACACTTTCTATCTCGGTGAGATCAAGCTGATCACCGATAACACGCCTATAACAGTTGAACCAATAGGAAGCCAGACGGTTGCTGTTTACGACCATGTTTTTCTTACGGCAAATGCCGAGGGCGGAGTCAGCACGTTGAAGTATTCATGGGACTTCGACAGCAGCAACGGTATACAGGAGGAGCAGGCGGGCAAGGTTGCACACTATGTCTTCACACGCGGCGGTGATTTCACTGTTACGCTTACCGTCAGTGACGTGGATGGATTGAAAAAGCAGGCGCAGACATCGGAAGTTATTTCCGTAATCGGCGACTAG
- a CDS encoding decaprenyl-phosphate phosphoribosyltransferase has protein sequence MLTTIAGLAISLRPKQWTKNLLVFAGYLFTIEQGHSPSALLRVVAAFGLFCAVSGAGYILNDACDVECDRKHPRKCRRPIAAGQVPIGAAVVFGVLVLIGGLAASYALATSFGLMVTVYFLLTTAYSIYLKHVVIVDLLTIAGGFVLRAAAGAVVIHVAISPWLLVCTTLLALFLGLAKRRGEIATLENGGVDYRRTLGQYSTSMLDQMLTISASASLMAYFLYTFTPNYYSGQQHPAMMVTAPFVVYGLFRYLFLIHTKNAGGAPEQVLLEDKPLLINLVLYIIVTIIALKA, from the coding sequence TTGCTTACTACAATCGCGGGTCTTGCGATCTCACTGCGGCCCAAGCAGTGGACAAAAAACCTGCTTGTGTTTGCCGGATATCTTTTTACCATCGAACAAGGGCATTCGCCGAGTGCTCTGCTTAGAGTGGTGGCCGCATTTGGGTTGTTCTGCGCTGTATCTGGCGCGGGATATATTCTAAATGACGCCTGTGATGTCGAGTGCGATCGCAAACACCCTCGCAAATGCCGCCGTCCTATTGCAGCCGGACAGGTGCCGATAGGCGCAGCGGTCGTATTCGGCGTGCTTGTGCTTATTGGAGGGCTTGCCGCCTCATATGCATTGGCAACCTCGTTCGGATTGATGGTCACAGTTTACTTTCTGCTGACAACAGCCTATTCGATTTATCTTAAGCATGTGGTCATAGTGGATTTGCTCACGATAGCCGGTGGGTTCGTGCTGCGCGCTGCCGCCGGAGCAGTGGTGATCCATGTGGCGATCTCGCCTTGGCTTTTGGTCTGCACGACTCTTCTGGCGCTGTTTTTGGGGCTTGCCAAGCGCAGAGGCGAAATAGCGACGCTGGAAAATGGAGGAGTTGATTACAGGCGCACGCTCGGACAGTATTCGACATCAATGCTCGATCAGATGCTGACTATATCGGCCTCGGCATCGCTGATGGCATACTTCCTCTACACATTTACACCCAACTACTACTCCGGTCAGCAGCATCCGGCAATGATGGTCACGGCCCCGTTTGTGGTCTACGGACTGTTTCGTTATTTGTTTCTTATCCACACCAAGAACGCGGGCGGTGCGCCTGAGCAGGTGCTTCTCGAAGATAAGCCTCTTCTCATTAACCTCGTGCTCTATATTATAGTGACTATAATAGCGCTCAAAGCATAA
- a CDS encoding TIGR00282 family metallophosphoesterase produces the protein MKLLFVGDIVGNPGRRAVNDMLSALRSRLDVSFVIANGENAAGGFGITKPVAKAIFDAGADVITMGNHTWSKRDSWDYIDEERRILRPANYGPGTPGRGYGTFKTQDGHSVSVINLMGRTFMAPLDCPFRTADTILTELGENAGMVIADMHAEATSEKAALGYYLDGRVSAIVGTHTHVQTSDERVLPGGSAYITDAGMTGIVESVLGLDAQEAIRRFLTQMPGKIKPAEGEPALQGILIDVDPVTSHATSIRRINVRSAEEFEF, from the coding sequence TTGAAATTGCTTTTTGTAGGTGATATAGTCGGAAATCCAGGGCGCAGGGCCGTAAATGATATGCTTTCAGCCTTGCGCTCGCGTCTTGATGTAAGCTTCGTGATTGCAAACGGTGAGAACGCAGCGGGCGGGTTTGGAATTACCAAACCTGTCGCTAAGGCAATCTTTGATGCAGGGGCGGATGTAATCACCATGGGCAATCACACCTGGTCCAAACGTGACAGTTGGGACTACATCGACGAAGAAAGACGCATACTGCGCCCCGCCAACTACGGGCCCGGCACCCCCGGTCGAGGCTACGGCACTTTCAAGACACAGGACGGACATTCCGTCAGTGTGATCAACCTGATGGGCAGGACATTTATGGCTCCGCTGGACTGCCCCTTCCGCACAGCAGACACGATCCTGACTGAGCTTGGCGAAAATGCCGGTATGGTCATTGCAGACATGCATGCCGAAGCCACATCTGAGAAAGCAGCGCTTGGTTATTATCTCGACGGCAGGGTCAGCGCTATAGTCGGAACACACACGCACGTACAGACGTCTGATGAAAGGGTGCTGCCGGGCGGGAGCGCATATATAACCGATGCTGGAATGACAGGCATAGTCGAGTCCGTGCTCGGATTGGACGCGCAGGAGGCCATCAGGAGGTTTCTCACACAGATGCCCGGCAAGATAAAGCCTGCGGAAGGCGAGCCGGCGCTCCAAGGCATCCTGATCGACGTTGATCCTGTCACATCCCATGCGACAAGCATCCGCCGGATCAACGTCCGCTCCGCTGAGGAATTTGAGTTTTGA